In Geobacter anodireducens, a genomic segment contains:
- a CDS encoding cell division protein DivIVA: MKITPLDIQQQQFKGKMLGGIDPEDVDSFLQLVAQEMEGLIRENTDLREQCRKAAADAEQTARQERELREAMLAAQKITEEMKANAQKEASLIVSEAEVKAEKILVDAERRLGQLNEQLQDLRRQKLQFESAFKALLDTHYKMISLEDA, translated from the coding sequence ATGAAAATAACCCCCCTCGACATCCAGCAGCAGCAGTTCAAGGGCAAGATGCTCGGCGGCATCGACCCGGAGGATGTGGATTCGTTTCTTCAGTTGGTGGCCCAGGAGATGGAGGGGCTCATCAGGGAAAACACCGATCTGCGCGAGCAGTGCCGGAAAGCGGCCGCCGACGCCGAACAGACGGCGCGCCAGGAGCGCGAGCTGCGCGAGGCCATGCTCGCGGCCCAGAAGATCACCGAGGAGATGAAGGCCAACGCCCAGAAGGAGGCGTCGCTCATCGTCTCCGAGGCGGAGGTGAAGGCGGAGAAGATCCTCGTGGACGCCGAGCGCAGGCTCGGGCAGCTCAACGAGCAGCTCCAGGATCTCCGTCGCCAGAAGCTCCAGTTCGAAAGCGCCTTCAAGGCCCTGCTCGATACCCACTACAAAATGATCTCCCTTGAGGATGCCTGA
- a CDS encoding transcriptional regulator: MPLYEYRCDACDKQFELRQKFSDAPATECPTCGGPVRKLISQSGFALKGGGWYAQGYNSGGSGTSDAPACPSGGSCAGCPSAV; encoded by the coding sequence ATGCCACTCTATGAATACCGCTGCGACGCGTGCGACAAGCAGTTCGAGCTGCGTCAGAAATTTTCCGATGCCCCGGCCACCGAGTGCCCCACTTGCGGGGGCCCGGTGCGCAAGCTCATTTCCCAGAGCGGATTCGCCCTCAAAGGAGGCGGCTGGTACGCCCAGGGCTACAACTCCGGCGGTTCCGGCACATCCGATGCGCCTGCCTGCCCCTCGGGGGGCTCGTGCGCAGGATGCCCCTCCGCGGTATAG
- a CDS encoding 5,10-methylenetetrahydrofolate reductase, translated as MIVSRQKPFTDILAALDGVSRVFVIGCAKCATVCKAGGEEQVWQMQERLTEAGREVTGSIVIDEACHLLRVQRDLRAKGEMVRSAEALLVLACGAGVQSVSAGTDKRTVAGLDTLFLGNIRRFGQFEQRCSLCGACRLNETAGICPVTLCPKGILNGPCGGMDEGRCEVNPNAECAWHQIFTRLQGQAEAGPLADTTPPADFSASSRPADLKLDT; from the coding sequence ATGATAGTCAGCAGGCAGAAACCCTTCACCGATATCCTGGCCGCCCTGGACGGCGTCTCCCGGGTCTTCGTGATCGGCTGCGCCAAGTGCGCCACCGTCTGCAAGGCCGGCGGCGAGGAACAGGTCTGGCAGATGCAGGAGCGCCTCACCGAGGCGGGCCGGGAGGTGACCGGCTCCATCGTCATCGATGAGGCGTGCCACTTGCTGCGGGTCCAGCGGGACCTCCGGGCCAAGGGTGAAATGGTCCGCAGCGCCGAAGCGCTCCTGGTGCTCGCCTGTGGCGCCGGGGTCCAGTCGGTTTCCGCGGGCACGGACAAGCGGACCGTGGCGGGCCTCGACACCCTGTTCCTCGGCAATATCCGCCGATTCGGCCAGTTCGAGCAGCGCTGCTCCCTGTGCGGGGCCTGCCGCCTGAACGAGACCGCCGGCATCTGCCCCGTGACGCTCTGCCCCAAGGGCATCCTCAACGGCCCCTGCGGGGGGATGGACGAAGGGCGCTGCGAGGTGAACCCTAACGCCGAGTGCGCTTGGCACCAGATATTCACCCGCCTCCAGGGTCAGGCGGAAGCGGGCCCCCTGGCCGACACCACTCCCCCTGCCGACTTCTCCGCCAGCAGCCGGCCCGCGGACCTGAAACTCGACACATGA
- a CDS encoding 5,10-methylenetetrahydrofolate reductase, with protein MTATSSALSAGLAAGRFIVTTEVCPPKGSDCTEFLRKARALRPVVDAVNVTDNQGANMRISPLAPAALLVREGIEPILQLTCRDRNRMALQSELLAASALGITNVLALTGDFITFGDHREAKPVFDLDSVQLLRIIAGLNTGRDLSGSTLTGATSFFAGAAAAPEAEPFALTLPKLAKKAAAGARFIQTQAVFSPERFARFADAAHPLGMKVIAGILLLKSPGMARYVTERVPGLKVPPELVAELESAGDPLAAGIEIARRTVAAVRPFCDGVHIMAMGREDLVPAIVDGMERGNSEQTTI; from the coding sequence ATGACCGCTACGTCATCCGCACTCAGCGCCGGCCTCGCCGCGGGCCGCTTCATCGTCACCACGGAGGTCTGCCCGCCCAAGGGGAGCGATTGTACCGAATTCCTCCGCAAGGCCCGGGCCCTGCGCCCGGTCGTCGATGCCGTGAACGTCACCGACAACCAGGGGGCCAACATGCGAATTTCCCCCCTGGCTCCGGCGGCGCTGCTGGTGCGGGAAGGGATCGAGCCCATCCTTCAGCTCACCTGCCGCGACCGCAACCGGATGGCGCTCCAGAGCGAACTGCTGGCCGCCTCCGCCCTGGGGATCACCAACGTGCTGGCGCTCACCGGCGACTTCATCACCTTCGGCGATCACCGGGAGGCCAAGCCGGTGTTCGACCTGGATTCGGTCCAGCTCCTGCGGATCATTGCCGGGCTCAACACAGGGCGGGACCTCTCGGGCTCGACCCTCACCGGCGCCACATCGTTCTTTGCCGGCGCCGCGGCGGCCCCCGAAGCGGAACCCTTCGCCCTCACCCTCCCCAAGCTGGCAAAGAAAGCGGCTGCCGGAGCCCGCTTCATCCAGACCCAGGCGGTCTTCTCCCCGGAACGGTTCGCCCGGTTCGCCGATGCGGCGCATCCCCTGGGCATGAAGGTCATCGCGGGCATCCTGTTGCTGAAGTCACCCGGCATGGCCCGTTACGTGACGGAGCGGGTGCCGGGCCTCAAGGTCCCCCCCGAGCTTGTTGCGGAGCTGGAGAGTGCCGGCGACCCGCTGGCCGCCGGGATCGAGATAGCCCGGAGGACCGTGGCGGCGGTCAGGCCCTTCTGCGATGGAGTCCACATCATGGCCATGGGGCGGGAGGACCTGGTCCCCGCCATCGTTGACGGCATGGAGCGGGGCAATTCGGAACAGACTACGATCTGA
- a CDS encoding UTP--glucose-1-phosphate uridylyltransferase, translating into MQVKKAIFPVAGLGTRFLPATKSSPKEMLPLIDKPLVQYVVEEAVASGIEQLLFVTGRSKRAIEDHFDISFELEALLQEKGKDDMLQEVREIADMVKIFYVRQKQALGLGHAILCAREFVGDEPFAVLLGDDIIDAEQPCLGQLLDVYRKYRGPVVALEKVPLESISSYGCVKATGITDRVFEVTDLVEKPPREEAPSDMAIIGRYVLTPDIFPVLERQTPGKGGEIQLTDALLTLSREEAIYGCLFEGKRHDCGDKLGFLKATVDMALKREEFNGEFRDYLREVLARG; encoded by the coding sequence ATGCAGGTAAAAAAAGCGATATTTCCGGTGGCGGGGCTCGGTACCCGGTTTCTTCCGGCAACCAAATCATCTCCCAAGGAGATGCTTCCCCTGATCGACAAGCCGCTGGTCCAGTACGTGGTGGAGGAGGCGGTTGCCTCGGGCATCGAGCAACTCCTCTTCGTGACCGGCCGGAGCAAACGGGCCATCGAGGACCACTTCGACATCTCCTTCGAGCTGGAAGCGCTGCTCCAGGAAAAGGGGAAGGACGACATGCTCCAGGAGGTGCGGGAGATCGCCGACATGGTGAAGATCTTCTACGTCCGGCAGAAGCAGGCCCTGGGGCTCGGCCACGCCATCCTCTGCGCCAGGGAATTCGTGGGCGACGAGCCCTTCGCGGTCCTGCTGGGGGACGACATCATCGACGCGGAACAACCCTGCCTGGGCCAACTCCTGGATGTCTACCGCAAATACCGGGGCCCGGTCGTGGCCCTGGAAAAGGTGCCCCTCGAGTCCATCTCATCCTACGGCTGCGTGAAGGCAACGGGGATCACCGACCGGGTCTTCGAGGTGACCGACCTGGTGGAAAAGCCCCCCCGCGAGGAGGCCCCCTCGGACATGGCCATCATCGGCCGCTACGTCCTCACCCCCGACATTTTTCCCGTTCTGGAGCGCCAGACCCCGGGCAAGGGTGGTGAAATCCAGCTCACCGACGCCCTGCTCACCCTGTCGCGGGAAGAGGCCATTTACGGCTGCCTGTTCGAGGGGAAGCGCCACGACTGCGGCGACAAGCTCGGCTTCCTGAAGGCCACGGTGGACATGGCCCTCAAACGGGAGGAGTTCAACGGGGAGTTCCGGGACTATCTGCGGGAAGTGCTGGCCAGGGGCTGA
- a CDS encoding TonB-dependent receptor, which translates to MSDNYVEKSFLYLLVLSLLLHAGVFAFFLAFPQQGQMVRQEPIMIDLEDIPDLSSQPPATDRKEARRFAEERHRVPREMAPRGDMDRDRIASLPSQQRPRMAPQPYAPAQREPAAREPAPGDIPVREPPRGGGGILKPRTRGENLPDMAQLMPSAERLAKIEENYRKRFSDDVAEGDTKFLDTDDIQFGSFLRRFENAVYGVWRYPADAARLGIEGVVPVKITFNRSGEIEKYEILQSSGSRILDDEVGRTLSTIKRGGTVGAFPRGYAKEHFHLVAFFQYGIVRGASRSLR; encoded by the coding sequence ATGTCCGACAACTACGTCGAAAAATCGTTTCTATACCTTCTGGTCCTTTCGCTTCTCCTTCATGCGGGCGTGTTCGCCTTTTTTCTCGCATTTCCGCAGCAGGGGCAGATGGTCCGCCAGGAGCCGATCATGATCGACCTGGAAGACATCCCCGACCTGTCCTCCCAGCCGCCGGCGACCGACAGGAAGGAGGCCCGGCGCTTTGCCGAAGAACGGCACCGCGTCCCCCGGGAAATGGCCCCTCGCGGCGATATGGACCGGGACCGGATCGCTTCGCTCCCCTCGCAGCAGCGGCCGCGAATGGCTCCCCAGCCCTATGCCCCGGCACAGCGCGAGCCGGCGGCCCGGGAGCCGGCGCCCGGCGATATCCCCGTGCGGGAACCCCCGCGGGGCGGGGGTGGCATCCTGAAGCCGCGGACCAGGGGAGAGAACCTGCCGGACATGGCCCAGCTCATGCCGAGCGCGGAGCGGCTGGCAAAGATCGAGGAAAACTACAGGAAAAGGTTCAGTGACGATGTGGCGGAGGGGGACACCAAGTTTCTCGACACCGACGACATCCAGTTCGGCTCGTTCCTGCGCCGCTTCGAGAATGCCGTCTACGGCGTCTGGCGCTATCCGGCCGATGCGGCGCGGTTGGGCATTGAGGGGGTTGTGCCGGTGAAGATCACCTTCAATCGCTCGGGAGAGATAGAAAAGTACGAAATTTTGCAGAGTTCGGGGAGCCGCATCCTCGACGACGAGGTGGGGCGGACCCTCTCTACCATCAAGAGGGGGGGCACGGTGGGCGCCTTTCCCCGCGGCTACGCCAAGGAGCACTTCCACCTGGTCGCGTTTTTCCAGTACGGCATCGTGCGCGGCGCCAGCCGTTCGCTCCGCTGA
- a CDS encoding protease HtpX: MMNRLKTTLLLTLLTLLMVAMGSAIGGKTGMVFAFFMACAMNFFSYWFSDKIVLSMYGAKEITETENPAFYGMVRRLSVQAGLPMPRVYIIPSDSPNAFATGRNPNHAAVAATQGILRILSPEELEGVMAHELAHVKNRDILVSTIAATFAGAISMLGNMLQWAAIFGGGRSDDEEGAGGMIGGLAMAIIAPIAAMLIQMAVSRSREYLADESGARICGNPQSLANALRKLQMASQMVPMQQASPASAHLFIVNPLSGGSLFKLFSTHPPMEERIARLEAMAYSRNF, translated from the coding sequence ATGATGAACCGACTCAAGACCACCCTGCTCCTGACCCTGCTCACCCTTCTCATGGTGGCCATGGGAAGCGCCATCGGCGGCAAGACCGGCATGGTCTTCGCCTTCTTCATGGCCTGTGCCATGAACTTCTTTTCCTACTGGTTCTCGGACAAGATCGTCCTTTCCATGTACGGGGCAAAGGAGATCACCGAGACCGAAAACCCGGCCTTCTACGGCATGGTGCGCCGGCTGTCCGTCCAGGCAGGCCTGCCCATGCCGCGGGTCTACATCATTCCCAGCGACAGTCCCAATGCCTTCGCCACCGGCCGCAACCCCAACCACGCGGCCGTGGCCGCCACCCAGGGTATCCTGCGCATCCTCTCCCCCGAGGAGCTCGAAGGGGTCATGGCCCATGAACTGGCCCACGTGAAAAACCGCGACATCCTGGTGTCCACCATTGCGGCGACCTTTGCCGGCGCCATCTCCATGCTCGGCAACATGCTCCAGTGGGCGGCCATATTCGGCGGCGGCCGGAGCGACGACGAGGAAGGGGCCGGCGGCATGATCGGCGGCCTGGCCATGGCGATCATCGCCCCCATCGCCGCCATGCTGATCCAGATGGCGGTATCCCGCTCCCGCGAGTACCTGGCGGACGAGTCGGGCGCGCGCATCTGCGGCAACCCCCAGTCCCTGGCCAATGCCCTGCGCAAACTCCAGATGGCATCCCAGATGGTCCCGATGCAGCAGGCGTCGCCGGCTTCAGCTCACCTCTTCATCGTCAACCCGCTCAGCGGCGGATCGCTGTTCAAGCTCTTCTCCACCCACCCCCCCATGGAAGAGCGGATCGCCCGGCTCGAAGCCATGGCGTACAGCAGAAACTTCTAG
- a CDS encoding AI-2E family transporter yields the protein MDRGHFLALLGFLTVTLVLYLVYAIVAPFLAPLGWAAVIGVLTFPLYRKLRAVVGGRELLAAGVMTPAVVITLVVPVIGLTFFVVQEATLAYQFLERVAADGGEAVLAKIRAHHLIHPWITRIEAYTGPLSLEIDTTFLPEVKEVAAKVLGYSKEAVKNAFLFILKIILMVIALFFIYLDGERVQRRVLAIIPLPEQHKAELTDTVRRVLTAVMFGVFLTCLVQGALGGIGLLVAGIPSPVLFGAMMAVCALIPMVGTALIWLPAAIYLLLNGEVARGVGLMIWGFAVVSSIDNVIRPFFISGKAKLPVLVIAIGGLGGLASFGLLGAVIGPLVLALFLALFDMYQKEMAGSDANAGPRPEEG from the coding sequence ATGGACCGGGGACACTTTTTGGCGCTGCTCGGGTTCCTTACCGTCACCCTCGTGCTGTACCTGGTCTATGCCATTGTGGCGCCGTTTCTGGCACCATTGGGATGGGCCGCGGTCATCGGCGTGCTCACCTTTCCCCTCTATCGGAAGCTCCGGGCCGTGGTCGGCGGCAGGGAGCTGCTGGCCGCGGGAGTAATGACCCCCGCGGTGGTCATCACCCTCGTGGTTCCCGTGATCGGTCTTACGTTCTTCGTCGTCCAGGAGGCAACCCTTGCCTACCAGTTTCTGGAGCGAGTCGCCGCCGACGGGGGAGAGGCGGTGCTGGCCAAGATTCGGGCCCACCACCTGATACACCCCTGGATTACGCGGATCGAGGCCTACACCGGCCCCCTCAGCCTTGAGATCGACACCACCTTCCTCCCCGAGGTAAAGGAGGTGGCGGCCAAGGTCCTCGGCTACTCCAAGGAAGCGGTCAAGAACGCCTTTCTCTTCATCCTCAAGATCATCCTGATGGTGATCGCCCTGTTCTTCATTTATCTCGACGGCGAACGGGTCCAGCGCCGGGTCCTTGCGATCATTCCCCTTCCCGAGCAGCACAAGGCCGAACTTACCGACACCGTCCGCCGGGTGCTCACGGCGGTCATGTTCGGCGTTTTTCTCACCTGCCTGGTGCAGGGCGCCCTGGGCGGCATCGGCCTGTTGGTTGCCGGCATCCCCTCGCCGGTCCTCTTCGGCGCCATGATGGCGGTCTGCGCCCTGATCCCGATGGTGGGGACGGCCCTCATCTGGCTGCCTGCCGCCATCTATCTGCTGCTCAACGGGGAAGTCGCTCGGGGGGTCGGGCTCATGATCTGGGGCTTTGCCGTGGTAAGCTCCATCGACAACGTGATCCGTCCCTTTTTCATCAGCGGCAAAGCCAAGCTGCCGGTGCTCGTCATTGCCATCGGCGGCCTGGGAGGGCTTGCCTCCTTCGGACTGCTGGGGGCCGTTATCGGGCCCCTCGTGCTTGCCCTGTTCCTGGCGCTCTTCGATATGTATCAGAAGGAAATGGCGGGGTCCGACGCTAACGCCGGGCCCCGCCCGGAGGAGGGGTAG
- a CDS encoding transporter: protein MIEELLVILVLILGNGFFAGSELAIISARKGRIAQLVEAGDSRAQIVERLQNDPHRFLATVQVGVTVVGSLASAVGGAAAVQSVKPLLQAVPVDFIRQAAEPLAIGLAVALISYLSLIFGELVPKTMGLQYADQMALRVAKPINFLAKAAGVVVSFLTISNKAVLAMMGIKAEGSQAFVTREEVQHIVAEGHEAGVFSATEQEYIRNIFDFTHTCVREVMVPRTRMVALDLARPRKELVRKALDNMYSRYPVYRGSIENVIGFIHGKDLLGRTVTDPEFSLESIVRPPFYVPEGKKVNELLKEMQRLRIHMALVVDEYGGISGLVTTEDLLEELVGEIEDEHDIGEPGTVQRLPDGSLLVDALMSIGDLADLLKIKLAEDVPYDTLAGLILDQLGRFPERGETVEWDRFSLICEEVKRTAIVKVRIVENLPSQAGDGQHRAEQE, encoded by the coding sequence ATGATTGAAGAGTTATTGGTCATCCTTGTCCTTATTCTCGGCAACGGATTTTTTGCCGGCTCGGAGCTTGCCATCATTTCCGCCCGCAAGGGGAGAATTGCCCAACTGGTCGAAGCCGGCGATTCCCGCGCCCAGATTGTGGAACGACTGCAGAATGATCCCCACCGCTTTCTGGCCACGGTTCAGGTGGGGGTGACGGTGGTGGGCTCTCTCGCCTCCGCCGTGGGCGGCGCTGCTGCGGTGCAGTCGGTCAAGCCGCTGCTGCAGGCGGTTCCCGTCGACTTCATCCGCCAGGCGGCAGAGCCTCTGGCCATCGGCTTGGCTGTGGCGCTCATCTCGTATCTTTCCCTCATCTTCGGTGAACTGGTCCCCAAGACCATGGGCCTCCAGTATGCGGACCAGATGGCGCTCCGCGTGGCCAAGCCGATCAATTTCCTGGCAAAGGCCGCCGGGGTGGTGGTCAGTTTTCTCACCATCTCCAACAAGGCGGTGCTCGCCATGATGGGGATCAAGGCCGAGGGGAGCCAGGCGTTCGTCACCCGCGAGGAGGTCCAGCACATCGTTGCCGAGGGGCACGAGGCAGGAGTGTTCAGCGCCACAGAGCAGGAGTACATCAGGAACATCTTCGATTTCACCCACACCTGCGTCCGCGAGGTGATGGTGCCCCGCACCCGCATGGTGGCGCTCGATCTGGCGCGCCCCCGGAAGGAACTGGTCCGGAAGGCGCTGGACAACATGTATTCGCGCTATCCGGTCTACCGCGGGAGCATCGAAAACGTCATCGGCTTCATTCACGGCAAGGACCTGCTGGGGAGGACCGTGACCGATCCGGAGTTTTCCCTGGAGTCGATCGTCCGCCCTCCCTTCTATGTGCCGGAGGGGAAAAAGGTCAACGAGCTCCTCAAGGAGATGCAGCGGCTCAGGATTCACATGGCGCTGGTGGTCGACGAGTATGGCGGCATCAGCGGGCTGGTCACCACGGAGGACCTGCTGGAGGAGTTGGTGGGCGAGATCGAGGACGAGCACGACATCGGCGAGCCAGGCACCGTGCAGCGGCTGCCGGACGGCAGTCTGCTGGTGGACGCCCTCATGTCGATCGGCGACCTGGCAGACCTGCTCAAGATCAAGCTGGCAGAGGATGTTCCCTATGACACTCTTGCCGGCCTCATTCTCGACCAGTTGGGACGCTTCCCCGAGCGGGGCGAGACGGTGGAGTGGGACCGCTTCAGCCTCATCTGCGAGGAGGTCAAGCGGACGGCGATCGTCAAGGTGCGCATCGTGGAAAATCTGCCGTCCCAGGCAGGGGACGGGCAGCACAGAGCGGAGCAGGAGTAG
- a CDS encoding rhomboid family intramembrane serine protease, whose translation MIPLKDYNPTRRLPVVSVALIILNCAAFLFDRYAGHYEPLLVETARGLVRTRQFVGGLSADYSLVPAELTSHPLLAWPTIITSMFLHGNWLHIGSNMLYLWIFGNNVEDVLGRFRFVVFYLGCGTVAALAQVASAPGSGMPMVGASGAVAGVMGAYLLLFPHARILTLVPIIFFFTFIEVPAFIIIGWWVLIQFLNANWLGGGELRGGVAYFAHIGGFVAGIVGLWLSGAVRRRGGPYRRG comes from the coding sequence GTGATCCCGCTTAAGGACTACAACCCGACGCGACGCTTGCCAGTGGTGAGCGTCGCGCTCATCATTCTCAATTGTGCCGCGTTCCTGTTCGACCGGTACGCCGGGCACTACGAGCCGCTGCTCGTGGAGACGGCCCGGGGGTTGGTTCGAACGCGGCAGTTCGTTGGAGGGCTTTCGGCGGACTACTCGCTGGTTCCCGCCGAGCTCACCTCCCATCCCCTCCTGGCCTGGCCCACCATCATCACCTCCATGTTCCTCCACGGCAACTGGCTCCACATCGGCTCAAACATGCTCTACCTCTGGATTTTCGGCAACAACGTGGAAGACGTGCTTGGGCGGTTCCGCTTCGTGGTGTTCTATCTGGGCTGCGGCACCGTGGCGGCCCTGGCCCAGGTGGCGAGCGCGCCCGGCTCCGGCATGCCGATGGTGGGGGCCAGCGGCGCCGTGGCGGGCGTCATGGGGGCCTACCTGCTCCTGTTCCCCCATGCGCGGATACTGACGCTGGTGCCGATCATCTTCTTTTTCACCTTCATCGAAGTGCCGGCATTCATCATCATCGGCTGGTGGGTGCTCATCCAGTTCCTGAACGCCAACTGGCTCGGCGGGGGGGAGTTGCGGGGCGGCGTGGCCTACTTCGCCCATATCGGCGGGTTTGTGGCAGGGATCGTGGGGCTCTGGCTTTCCGGGGCGGTGCGCCGGAGGGGCGGACCCTACCGGCGCGGGTAA
- a CDS encoding protein-disulfide isomerase, whose product MTKRLINSCLVGVLFAVLAAGSALASPKEAAKEESPESMIKALFPTLPLSGVNKTAIDGLYEVITDGNVIYIHPKTGHVFIGNLFTREGKNLTAEASSRLVAERYKLITAADKEKAVKVGTGKYEVIEITDPDCPYCRKMHEYWGRRPDVTRYVFFLPLAMHPDAEKKIRYILAAENKELALWEVYSGELDNKREVLDAPRDDKGLLAAHMAIVAKLGVNSTPTFWVQGTYVSGANTQLIEKVIGTCKTAEGMAPGAPVKCEDEGQKK is encoded by the coding sequence ATGACGAAACGACTGATCAACTCCTGTCTGGTCGGAGTGCTGTTTGCCGTGCTGGCAGCCGGCTCTGCCCTCGCTTCCCCGAAGGAGGCGGCCAAGGAGGAAAGCCCCGAATCGATGATCAAGGCGCTTTTTCCCACGCTGCCCTTGTCGGGCGTGAACAAAACCGCCATCGACGGCCTCTACGAGGTAATTACCGACGGCAACGTCATCTATATCCATCCGAAAACCGGCCATGTCTTTATCGGCAATCTCTTCACCAGGGAAGGCAAGAACCTGACGGCAGAGGCGAGCAGTCGCCTGGTGGCGGAGCGCTACAAGCTCATCACCGCCGCCGACAAGGAAAAGGCGGTGAAGGTGGGCACCGGCAAGTACGAGGTCATCGAGATTACCGACCCCGATTGTCCCTACTGCCGCAAGATGCACGAATACTGGGGGCGCAGGCCGGACGTGACCCGCTACGTGTTCTTCCTCCCCCTTGCCATGCACCCCGATGCCGAGAAAAAGATCCGCTACATCCTGGCAGCAGAGAACAAGGAGCTTGCGTTGTGGGAGGTCTATTCGGGCGAATTGGACAATAAACGCGAGGTGCTCGACGCTCCCCGGGACGACAAGGGGCTGCTTGCCGCCCATATGGCGATCGTGGCCAAGCTGGGCGTGAACTCCACCCCCACCTTCTGGGTGCAGGGAACCTATGTGAGCGGCGCCAATACCCAGCTCATCGAGAAGGTGATCGGCACGTGCAAGACCGCCGAGGGGATGGCTCCCGGTGCCCCCGTCAAGTGCGAGGACGAGGGGCAGAAGAAATAG
- a CDS encoding iron-sulfur cluster repair di-iron protein, with amino-acid sequence MNEPKNSREEEAVGKTIGDFVAEDYRTAGVFEKYGIDFCCGGNVALSTACRQKGVDPTLILQEIEAAKAEPVARSENFAAWELPFLADYIVTVHHGYIKENVGQIVSHAHKIAEVHGSRHPELTEIAAMFDRVAADLTAHLREEEEILFPALKRADSARAAGKKLEQQDVDAMRGNLAKLRREHEEVGDMVHAIRRLAKDFAVPGDACNTYAVTYKKLKEFEDDLHKHVHLENNILFLKAERYLVPPLA; translated from the coding sequence ATGAACGAGCCGAAGAATTCACGAGAGGAAGAAGCAGTGGGCAAAACCATCGGCGATTTTGTTGCCGAGGACTACCGGACCGCGGGAGTTTTCGAGAAATACGGGATTGATTTCTGCTGCGGTGGAAATGTCGCGCTTTCTACCGCCTGCCGGCAAAAGGGAGTCGATCCAACCCTGATCTTGCAGGAGATCGAGGCTGCGAAGGCTGAACCGGTCGCGCGGAGCGAGAACTTTGCGGCGTGGGAACTTCCGTTCTTGGCAGACTATATCGTCACTGTTCACCATGGGTACATCAAAGAGAATGTCGGGCAGATTGTCTCCCATGCCCACAAGATTGCCGAGGTCCATGGCTCTCGGCATCCCGAGCTGACCGAGATCGCCGCCATGTTCGACAGGGTTGCAGCCGATCTGACAGCCCACTTGCGCGAGGAGGAAGAAATCCTTTTCCCGGCACTGAAACGGGCTGACTCGGCAAGAGCGGCAGGGAAGAAGCTGGAGCAACAGGATGTCGACGCAATGAGAGGGAATTTGGCGAAATTGCGCCGAGAGCACGAAGAGGTGGGCGATATGGTTCATGCCATCCGCCGCCTTGCCAAAGATTTTGCGGTCCCCGGCGACGCCTGTAACACCTACGCGGTCACATACAAAAAACTGAAGGAATTCGAGGACGACCTCCATAAGCATGTGCACCTCGAAAACAATATCCTTTTTCTGAAAGCAGAAAGATATCTGGTTCCCCCGCTGGCATGA
- a CDS encoding ferredoxin has translation MIKAPWIDKEECISCGLCVDNVPEVFRFDDENKAECYDPNGASEDDIQHGAIDVCPVSCINWSTEPDYLRSFA, from the coding sequence ATGATCAAGGCACCATGGATTGACAAGGAAGAATGCATAAGCTGCGGGCTCTGTGTGGACAACGTTCCCGAGGTGTTCCGTTTCGATGACGAAAACAAGGCGGAATGCTATGACCCCAATGGCGCATCCGAGGACGATATCCAACATGGTGCCATTGATGTCTGCCCGGTTTCGTGCATCAACTGGAGTACCGAGCCCGACTATCTGAGGAGTTTTGCCTGA
- a CDS encoding Rubredoxin, translating into MQRWICTVCQYVYDPFVGDPLNGVPPETPFEELPEEWVCPVCGVAKNMFVPA; encoded by the coding sequence ATGCAGCGTTGGATCTGCACCGTTTGTCAGTATGTTTACGATCCCTTCGTGGGCGATCCTTTGAACGGTGTCCCGCCCGAAACCCCGTTTGAGGAGCTTCCAGAGGAGTGGGTCTGTCCGGTATGCGGAGTTGCCAAAAACATGTTCGTGCCGGCTTGA